Proteins encoded in a region of the Schistosoma mansoni, WGS project CABG00000000 data, supercontig 0236, strain Puerto Rico, whole genome shotgun sequence genome:
- a CDS encoding XP_018647337.1 — translation MLYRDTTPNSVSQCLQSRRNENFTNAIKMILVVLYYYSDTTLLCRRPIFKCLPYQFVGK, via the coding sequence atgttatatagggatactacccctaactcagtcagtcagtgtctgcaaagtcggagaaatgaaaatttcacaaatgcgataaaaatgatcttggtggtcttgtattactattccgacaccacactgttgtgtcggcgaccgatcttcaaatgtctgccctatcaatttgttggtaagtga